TTTATAAGAACTAGATTGGCAAAAATGACACTTTGCTATTAAATATCCATCTAAAAGATAACAATGGTAGCTAAGAGGTGGACAAGGGGATAGCATACTTCATGAGGACGATCATGTCATTGTCTTTGAACTTCTTGACATCGTCGCGGGCAACAAACTTCTTGGCGGATTCTTCTGTTTCCATGACCATGAAGATGGAGCCCTAGGGACACAAACTGGTTAGCTTAGCATGACACTCCTCCACTCCACATCACCATGAATCAGCATCCTGTAGAAGAGGTCCACAGTGAAGATGATGCAGACAACTTTTAAACTTGCTCACAAATGACTCAAAGACCTTTGTGCCGTCACTATTCCAGGTGGGAAATACAATAGGCCAAAAGAGGTTGACGACAAGAAAGTACGGTGTTAACAAAAATCTTACTTTGAAAGCCTTCAAGGGTCCTTTCCTCATGTGGATATTCTCAACTGTGCCTTTGTCACTTAACCATTCCTTGATTTCATCCAGGGTGGTATCCAAAGGAAACCCTTTCTGTAAGGACAGACACAACAAATGAATAAGAGAAAAAGTTCTAAAAAGCTCTCGGTATGAACTACGCAAACTGAGCATCCTTATATAGTGTATATTCCACAATAGTACCCATTAACAGTCCtataagaaaacaaaagaagtCAGGTGACTGCAGTGCCTGGCCACTGTCACACAATATTAACCGAAGTGAAACCACATTGCAGCATCTGCATTCTGAATCAGATCTGGAAGAACATGTAAGTGGTCCAAGATATGGTGACCCTCCACTTTGTATACAATTAACAAGTACACTGGATCAGTAGTTTGTGAGcggacatacacagacacagacacgcacagttGACTCACAATGTAGACAGACTTGTGCTTGAGGGCATCTTTATACTCGTCGTTCATCTCTGGGAGGGGCTTGCTGAGGCAGCGGCGGATTTTGGTTTTGTCTTCGCTGACTTCCAACAGACCCGTTTTGGATTTCCTCAGAGCTTCCACAATGACGGACTCCTCTGTTGTTAAACTCTTCAACCTACATGTTCAAAAAAGTGAGGTGAAATCTGCTATCTAGATTTGACTGTACAGTACTGCTATGAAACCACTTTAGTTAGTATATAACTTAAACTAGCATTTCATGAACTGTGGTCATGAGAAGACCATATAGGTGTTCCATAATAATCCTACAATTTGctgttcaaaaaaaaaaaaaaaaaaaaaaaaaaaaaaaaaaaattcacataCATGCTTTTatcggttggaaattggactaattttttacattttttaaatttattttatttattaatttgtttgttgtctgtcttggtgtcacgggtacactGGCAACTACGCCGCTCCTtccgctattgtctttgttagtctatatgtcaatgacaatgtcttatatgtggagcgctttgggttgcactctgtgcatgttaaatgcgctatacaaataaaactgacttgacttgacttttaaGTAGTACTGAACTCACCTGTTAAATTTCAACATAGTCTCCAGTGTAACCCATCCATCATCTACCTGAAGTTGTTCCTTCAGGAACTTGTCTCGGACAAGATTGTGGTCTCCAAAATAAtactgaaggaaaaaaaaaataaaaaaaaataatagtaCAATGACCCTCAAAAGTGTGTGCAATAGAATACAGTGacatccttgaatttcccctaggggatcaataaagtatctatctatctatatctgcTCTTCATATCATAACAGAATCATATTTGACAGTCTGGTTACAGCTAAGATGTGCTGAAAGCTTATTAGTAGTTTCGTCATTAAGAGATAGGTGCAGTTGACAGGGCAGCTGCAAAACACAGCCAATAGATTGGCGGTGCTGGCATTTCAATTAAGTTAAGCCCcatcatccaaacacacacatccggTGTGCCGGGTAGAAGTGCATTCAGTTTCATAACATCTTTACCCTTAGAACAGAGGCTTTAGCCTAATAGACCCATACGTTTTGAAGTTTGGAGGATGCCGAAAAAGACACACTTTACCACATGTATCGATACATAAACAGCCACAAGTGTTACTTCGCTTACCTCAATCTGATCAGCAACCTTCTTCTCCAGCGGCGAAAGCTCTTGATTTTCTGCCATTTCTGCAGGTGTTTGGAAAATGGATGTATAAGGGACCTAATGTAATCTTTACTACGTGGTTattgttatgtagcctacacgtaACAGGTCGGGGGTGAGTGCCGTCGCAGACGCACCTTCAACGTTTGGCGTTAGAAGGCAAAGCTAGCTATTAGCTCATGTAAGCAAGGCCCACGTGTTGATGTAGTACAAAGTAAACATGCATGACTAGCAGTATAGGCCTTTCTCCTAGCTTAGCAGATACTAACAATATCTTCAACAAAGTTATAGATGAAAACTCTTGAACTAATACAGTTAACAATCTGATAAAGACCGACTACTGTTAGTTCTGCTCCGTGCCGGTGCATATTAGCCCAACTCAGGCTTTCGCCAGTAGCGCATGTTCCTGGAGACGGCACGCACCACTTAACTACCATCACTCTATAAAGAATATATTTTACCGAGACGTACTGTCATACATGTAACACATTTTTGGCGAAAAATGCTTAGTTACTTCGTAGTTTGGACTAAATGCGTGTATGATGACATGCACGTTTTCAGCCTCCTAGCTTTAGGCACGTTTCTTCACCACTTAGTTAAACCAGACTATCAGCTACACACAGAGTACATTGTGAAATTACTATTCACGCTAAATATACGATCGAACAACCAATACAGTAGAATACTAATAACATGCTACAAATCGTTCAAAATGCTATGCTTACTTGAAATTGCAGTCCGTCTCGTGGAAGTTAGATGACTCACGTTTCACCGTCCCATAAACCAACGCGCTCTGCTTCACGTCATATGAGGCATGAGGTGTGTGAGAGCACACCTAGCGGTCATTCCCAGAAAGGATCCACCAAGTTATGCATCATAAACCAGTGGCAAAAATCTTTATTTTCACCCCCCAAAAAATGTGTACACACCTTTTACTCATGTTTCAATATATAAATAAGTGGAATGAAACAGACTGACACAAGAAAAAGAGCTACAGTAGGCATACATAAAATTCCATTCATCCAGATAAAACATGACACGATTCAATAGTTGAATCCTGATTAAATTGATGGTCTATGTACTCTGCCACATCAAAGATGTCATCAATGCATGTTCACATACAATTCATAAACATCAAGTTGCTACAtaaaatgtcacacacacacactaaaagtcAATGTTACGGTTGTCATTTATGAACATTTATGAAAACACCTGACTTAAATGTTCATTATATAAATCCTTTGAACCATAAAAAATGTTTggagagaaaaataaatcataataaCAGACATTCTATTCTATATTTTCTGAGGTTTGCTGTGAAAATGTTCCCTGAGTATACACAGACCGTTGGTTGACACACAAATCTTTCAGTGTCTGGTATGACATGGCATGACATTCTCCATATTATAGAACAGGTTTCTTTTGATGAGAATTTGCATTTTCAAAATAACCTTTCAGTCTCTATGGGTATCATATTACGTTACATTATTAATCACACACCACTCTCTTTTTGGCCCACGTATTTGGCTATTAACAGTCAGACTAATtatcatgtaaaaaaaaaccgGAGTGACTATGAATGGAAACTGACAACAACCCTCCTGTCAGCCCGGGTCCAAGATTCGGCAAACCAACACCACCTACTCTTTTATACTGTTTGGGTCAGTGCTGTTGCTATGATGAACAGATGATGAAACAGGATGTGCTGACGTGGGGGTTGCTAGCTTCCGAGCGTACAGATGTCTGTACTTAACGCAATTAACTGGACACTCTCTTGATGTCTTCTTTTCCGTCTCCCTTCTTGTGTTGCAGGTGCCGTTTTATGTcccttatgtcattttgattttttgcaatgtgatttgtttttgtttgttatgcTCCGAGACACCCTAAACCAACCCTACTCTTCTCCTtcttgtggggcagccgtggcctactggttagggcttcggacttgtaaccagagggttgccggtttgaccCCCAACCAGTAGGATCAGCTGAAgaagagcaaggcacctaacccctcactgctccccgagtgccgctgtagcaggcagctcactgcgttgggattagtgtgtgcttcacctcactgtgtatttactgtgtgctgagtgtgtttcactaattcacggattgggataaatgcagagactaaatttccctcacaggatcaaaagagtatatatacttatactccaGGATAATGCATCAACTCCATGCTACAGattgtaaacaaaaacacatccaTGTGATCTTGCTGCACTGGGCAGTGTACCCACAATCTCCCAGGTGGCCTGTTCTGGGTCGAACCGCTCCATGCTGTGCAGGTATGTGCCTTTGGTGTATGAGTAACCACCAGTCACATAAATGCAGCCATTCATGGCTACGGCACCAcactccatcctcctctctttcatgTCTGAGAGTTTGATCCACTTGTCTGTTTTTGGGTCGTAGCAGTCTGTCACAGTGGTCTGGCCTCCTACCACATAAAGCCTGTTGTTCAGCGAGACTGAGCAGAGACCGTACTCTAGGGGAACACACAAATAACAAGCTTGATTAATAAGTATTAAAACTTATTAACAGACTTAATACATTCAAACTAAGGCTCCACATACCTGGGTGGGGACAGGTGGTGACGATGCTCCATTCATTCAGATCTGCCCTGTACATCTGGATCTTCTCATATGTGCAGCTTCCTTTGTAGCCATAATGGCCACCAGTTACATAAATGGTATCATGTAAAACACATGCTGTGGCATTCCCCACACCTATGAGAGCAAGGGTTGAACTGTTTGATTAGACACTACATAAATAATACAGAATTAGAATTGACCCTGTATAAtcatctaagtataagtatacgtatatatactcttttgatcccctgagggaaatttggtctctgcatttatcccaattcatgaattagtgaaacacactcagcacgcacacactaatcccggcgcagtgagctgcctgcaacaacagcggcgctcggggagcagtgaggggttaggtgccttgctcaagggcacttcagctgtgcctactggtcgggattcgaaccggcaaacctccggttacaagtccgaagtgatAACCAGTGGGCCTCGGCTGCCCCaaatctaaatctaaatctaaatctaaatctaGTCAGGGTGAAGCCAGAAGAACACATTTGCAaattagcaaatttgaatttgcccTGCAGGTCCGTCTTTCCATTGAAGCCAATTTACAAATAACCAAAAACCCAGAAACCAATCATAAGCACAGACAAAGAGTCAGCTCAATGCTCCCACATGCAAGATGATTGTTATTCATGCAAAATAACTTTTCATGTTGACAGACTTTGCACATTGCCCACTTTTAAAATTAGGgccttaaaaaaataatttcttattCAGTCTTCAGTACCTTGGATCATATTTGCCACTGGGAACCACTTCTTCTTGAGTGGGTCATAGAATTCCGTCTCAGCAGTAGGAGCTCCTCGTCTGTAGCCCCCGatggcatacacacacccatgcatggCCACGGAGCAGTGGTAGTAGCGCTCCCCCAACATAGGGCATCCGGGAGCCCACTCGTCATGGTCGCTATTGTACACCCACACGGTGTTCAGGGCCTCGACTTTGTCTGTCCGATAGCCCCCCGTGACATAGATGCTGGGCCCCAGCTGGGTGATGCTGTAGCTCTCTCGGGTGTGGTCGGGCATATCTGTGCCCTGGGCCCATGTGTTTGACAGTGGGTCCCAAATGTGGACCTCAGAGAGCGGATGCCAGTGGTAGCCTCCTATTATGTACATGCTGGTGGTGGGCTTCTTGCAGCTGAGACGTGTGATGGTGAAACCAGGCAGAAGGGAGGACATGAGAGCAGAACTGATCCGCTCTGTCCCACTAAGGTCTGAGCAGTTCCTTTGGGACTTTAGGATGTTCCTGAAGAAGTTCTTTTCATCCAGGTCCATGTTTATGCAGTGCAGCAAGGCCCGGGTAAGGCCCAGACGAGTCAGGGCTCCATGGCTGACCCATTTGATCAGGGCATCCACCAGAACCTCCTGCTTCCTCACGTTGAGGTTCTTGGTGGAGAGAAGGGAGCGAAGGCGCTCAAGGCTGACCTCCAAGAACTCCTCCTGGCTGATGAGCTCCTCAAACTGGAAGAGCACCATCCTCTGTGCCTCTCGTTCTAAACTTGAGCATGCGTGGTGCTCAGCAAATGCTTGCATGCCCAGACAGTTGTCTACATCCAGAAGACGCACCAGGAACTCCTCACATGCAGTCTTAATCGGTCTGACCTGCAGCATGTCCGCAGCCTCTAGGAGCTTCTCCACATTCCCCTGGGTTATCATCACCGTGGAGGTGTACATAAACTCTATGAGCATGCTGAGGACTTCGCTATCTATGCCCGGCAGTCGCACCAAGCCATCAGTCTTCTCACGCATGTCTGTTGTAAACATCACTTTGAAAAAGGGGCTACGCGCAGCTAGCGCTGCTCTGTGGCAGTGGAACAACTGACCAGTGTTGCACTGCAGTGTAACGTCTGTAAAGAGCCCTTCTGTGTAACACTCCCACATGGAGTCTAAGAATTGTGCTGGGTGCGAAACATCCTGGAATTCATAGGTGTAACCCACTTGCCCCTTTGCAGACATTATGCACACTGCAAAACAGAGAGAACCGTTCCTTGTTAAATCACAACTTTaacctaataaaaataaataatgcttCTGAAAAATTAACAAGCAGGCTGGATTTCATGTATGGTCCAAGTGCACAGAGAGTGTCTTTTTCTATCACAAAGGGAGTCACGTGGCATGAGCATGTGTCTTTCTTATTCTAGAATAATAGCCACATTGCCATGATTTTGAAAGTGCCTTAGACTAACCTTCATAAATGTACATATTCTATAGCTTGATTGTGACCATAATTCATCTTTATTGTCGCCTTTATCTATATTAGATGGCTTGTCAATGATCAAGAGACAAAGTGCAATATAAAGCATGAATGTCTGGATGTGGCATTAAGCCTTATTGCAAGTGGTTAAATGGCAGTACTAAAAAGAAGTGGTCTGAAGTGACCTTGCCTTACACATCTCCATATTGGACAATGCTGTTCACACAACATTTTGGTCATATGCAATATCTTTAAACAAGACTAGAGAAGATAGACATTAAATAACACTAGAACCATCCCCATACAGCAAAATTAAACAGCAGACAAAAAATGAACTGCTGCAGCTTTGCAGTTATATAGAGAGCATAAGAGAAACTAGGTGTGCTTGAAGTGCCCATAGTTTTAGAAATAAGAGAACAGTGCCTCTGGCTTTATGGTGAAATGTCAACTGTCTCAGAGCGAGTGAAATAAGTGTCTCCATacaaagactaacattaacacCACAGAATATGGTTTAGTCGGGCCAAAATAATCCATCAATTTAAGCTTCTACAGGGTTCTTGTGCCCTGACTGATAGACATCTCTCACCTCGccttttcatttatttgatgtttaggcctaattgtgtaggcctattaattGTCTTGAATTTTCTCCCTTTTGGAGTAGGCTAATGACAGTAACCTGTAGTCCTGCAGTCAAGACAAAAGACACCACTATATCTGAACTGTGCCGTGCCTGCGACTTTGGCGACCTCTACACGGTCTGttacaaagacaaaacaaacccAGTGGTTAGACTACACGTGTATTTGTTGACATTTGTTGGAAAATCTCAACTTGCCTAATGGATTTAATCAACAGGCTATAGATAAATGCATGTCTTATTAAAACACAGATCGGCAGTGTGTTATTAGTGATGAGCCAATCTATGCAGCCATGTATTGCAAAAAACGTTGCAGTCGGAATCCGCCTGGGAAATGTTtagcagtaggctagcctaagcagATGTTACTGTGAAAAGTAGGCTAGTGTACATTTAAATCACCATGGCTGCTTGCTTAGCCAAAATTTGGATATCACTCGGCGAAAAGCATTTTCTATAAGGGGTAGGCTATATGTGTTCAATTTGTCTATATGCTGTATGCTAAACCTTAATCGTTTAAGAGCAAATTGTAAGATATATCTACTACGGCAATGGTctgaaccaaaacaaaaacattgctCACAATAGGCGCTTCGGCGCTCCACCTGCGGTCTCCTGCGCGTCGCCTCTAGAATGGCTTCAGATCATCGCTCCGAAAATGTCAGTCACCGTCACCATAACTGCAAGCTTTTGGGAGGAATGCGTAATCAAAGGGAAATTAGCCAATGCATCTTCATCcatcataggctagcctaaatcTTTCTTTGGCTTGAGGCCACCGCTTGCATTGTTATCATCCTGGGATGCGCCTGATATCTCTTGCACAATAGCgctcactgaacacacacagctgatacGAGATGTTGGGGGTTGCGCCAGTTCAATAACCCAACAACGACCGCCGGTAACCTTAAATCACCTATAGCCAGCCTACTCTCACCGACCTATGTCGCACATAATCTCACAAGCCAAAGTTGCATTCTGATTCTTATCTCTGATGGGCTTACAATTATTGCAAGAAGCAACCTAGGCTTAGGCCTATTGTTAGATTGAAAAACGAAACGTTCGTGGTACGTTTTTGCAATGAATGCTTTTCTTAGGCTATGCTCAATCTCTCCGCATCTCTGTTGAGAGCTATTGTCTATTCTGTGTTGAATGTGCCTGATTGCGACGTCGAGACGGTATAATTTTGGCCACATGTTTATTAAatagtttttattattataaaataaaaagtaaacacaGATCACATGTCAATTGTTCACTATGGACAAGACCACACCCAACATATAGCAATGTGTAAATTCAGCATGCCAAATTGACTTTACATCACATGTTGTTCGTTATATTGACACCGTATTAAATCAACACATACAAAAGGCCACTGATTAGACCATGTTCTGATATGTGCCCTTAGCAATCGAAGTGAATAATCAGATCATTACTGTTACTTTGAACTGGCAATTTATGTGTTTCCATCGCGTTACTGAGGGGGCAGCATCGCAGAGTTCTATTGCATGACAGCTTTCAGTTCATTGAGAATTTCAGTAGCACTTGTCCATACTAGAACGCGCGGCTTCAATGGGGTGCCGTCCTCGGTTACAACTCCGGCCAATACCAACCGCTCCAGAGTATACCCTTTACGTGGCATCGCAATATCTTCTTCACGCATTGCCTTAAGCGGGCAGAGATCATTGCCTCCATCACCGACGTAAATTGTTCTGGCATACTGTACGCCCATTTTGTCTTGGGTCGCAATAAAATCTTCCAGAATTTTTCTTTTGCACATGTTGATGGGGCACTTGGCGCAGGTGTGAGAATGGTAGCACTGAACCGTTACGTAACCACGGCTATCGACACTGGCTGGGTTTGAAAATACTTTGTCAAATGCTTGTCGAAGCCCAGCTCCCTCTAGGATCCAGTCGATGAACACCATGTTGGCATCGGAGACAATGATGCAGTCGATGTCATTCTTGTGTCCTGAAATGAATGTGAAAAGTTCTACCATGCCGTCTGTGAACGGTATGGTATGCATGACAGATCGAATCGACTCCGATGTGACGCCCTGATCACCTATGTACGACATAACCCTGCCCATATACTCGGTCCATCGCCCCTTCTGATAAGTCTTTGCCAGCCAATCTGGCAGGCGCTTGTCCGGGGTGCTTCTTATGACCCAAGTGTCACAATTTTCATCCACTATTGTGTGGTCGAAGTCGAACACCATGAGGGTCTTCATCTTTCTTCAGACTTCCGCACTGGCCTGTGAAAACATAACAGCATTATTGTCCTGAATCTTACGTCTAGATCTGCAGTAAAGTTATTGTGCAACTACATTCTCTAGAACCAGAAAACCTTCGTcgttagctaacttagcttgcTAGCCAACACGCTTATCCAAATTACATCTTCTAACAGCCCACTAAAAATGACCGTGGGAAACGGTGTTCAGTTAATGACTGATTTGGATTTAACGACTGACTTATAAGgcgatttaaaaaaaagttactaCTTACACTTCGAAATCGTGCGCCACCCGGCAGCATTCAGGATAGAACTTTTGATTGCCGCTACCGGTTTGCCTTCGAGTGCAAATGCACACAGCACATTGATTGGCCAATACAAACCCCGCCTACTCAAAATCTACCAGTGACTaaattattttactgtctatgatttAAACACTGCCAGGCTTGACAGAGAATCAAAGAGGCAAAATGCCATATAACCAAATGTTCAAAGCTGTCAGCTAATTATCTACCACCAAAATGACCATATCAGAGAGTATGTAAAGGGTGGGACAATCCCAAAAGTCTTTAATGGAATAAACAAGATCTGACATCTGCACCACATTTATCATTACAAATGTTACTcgctggtttaaaaaaaaaaataataataatgatattttttttaatggacATACCCAGAGTAGGTAGAAAACTGAAAAtcttttaaaaatataaatcaATTAAAATGACCAATCCCATTCTGGATCATTTTGTCCCAAAAAAATGTTGTGGAAATTAATATGACTTTTCTGCAACCCACCATATCACCAGCTCAACTACCCATATGTATGCCCCTCCAGTAAAAGTGTTAATAATTATCAACAATTACTATGTAATGTTGTCTATTGTCTCTATTTGCCAGACAGGCTGTGGCCGGTTACAGCAATAACAGGAGGATGAGGGACCAGCACATttccagaaagaaaaaaaatgacttCACTAGGGGCATTCAAAGTCCGGTGGAGTCAATTTAAATGAACCATTTCTGACTGTAAAACATGTTGTGGATTCTGTGTTTATTTACAGTTCTTAAAACACACAAGTGGGAGGGCACCTACAACTAGGATTTCACTCCCTCCTACACCCATTAAAACCTCTATCATCTGTACCCTGTAGACAGGTGCTATCACACAGGCCTTGGTAGAAACTGGAGTCACCGCTCCTACAACAGCGAGTCTAGTCGCTATCGCTAGAGCCGGATCTGTTTTTGTCATCTTTACGATGGTCCCGGCTCCTCCTGGGGCTTTGCGActtgtctctcctcttctctcggCTGTTTGGTCGTTTTCCTTTGGGGCTGGCGCTCCTCTTCTGTTTGTTCTTGTTCTTGGCCCTGTCGCTGTCAGAgtcgctgctgctgctcctgctgctgctgctgctgctgctgctacggTCTCTCCGCCTCCTCTTTCggtcctcttccctctctcgaCTCCTTCGCTGATTGGAGGAGCGATCGCGGCTCTTGGAGTTCTTGTCTCGCCGGGCGTCTCGGCTTCTGGATTtgtccctgctcctgctcctcctcctctcccgctCCTTCTCTcggtctctgcctctctccctctcccggtCGCGCGCccggtctctctccctctcccgacTCTTGGAGCGCCTGTTCCTGCGCTCCCGGCTGCGCTGCCTGTCTCGGTCACGGCTCCTTCCTTTGTCTTGCGTCCGGTCACGCGACCCGCCACGCTGGCCTTGGCCATGTCCACGCCCTCTGGACCGAGACCTGGACCTGCGCCTGGCGTCTCTGTCTGTTTTGGAGTCCCTTTCTTTGCTGCGGGACTTCGCCCGCTCGCCTTCTCCGTTCTTCATTTTCTTGTCGGCCTCCTCCTTTGGTTTGTCTTTGCCGTCCGTCTCGGAGTTCCTGCTGTTGTCTTTGCTCTTACTCCTCTCTTGGCCTCTCGTTCCCGATGACGACTTCCTATCCTTTTCCTTATCCTTCTTGTCGTCTCTCTCCTTGCGCTCTTTGCTTCGGGAGCGGGCCTTCTGGTCATCGGTCTGACTGCGCCTGCGGTCCCCATCGCTTCTCTTCTCGCCACTTCTGCTGCGGGACCGCCCCCTCCTCTTCCGAGCCTcgtcttcctccttctctccatcgGCCTTCTTTTGGCCATCTCGGTCTCTGCTCCTAGAGTGGTGGTGTCTGCTCTTTCGGTCCTTGTCCTTCTGCCTGGATGGACTCTGGGACTCCTCTCGGCCTTTCTCGGAAgtcttcttctctttttccttctctttgTCAGACGGTCTTCGATCTCGCTCCCTCTCAGAGTTCTTTCGCTCCCTTTCAGAGTTCTTCCTCTCTGCTTCTTTCACCTCTGGTTCAGGGGCTGGCTTCTCTTTCTCCATGTCTCCCCtttgacaaacaaacaagagaTATCTATGGTTATTTGGGATAGAGCTTTGTTTGCAAGTATGCAAAAAAAAGTATGTCAAGCATGTAATTATGTAGACCTAAATACAATCAATCCATTTGGTTTCCTACATGCATGGACAAGAGATCTCTTGCACTTCTCTTTGTGCTTATGATAAAGTATGCACGTGTGGAAGCCGGTCCCTTGTGAATGAGGTCTGTCCCATGATCCTGGTCAAAGGTCAATTTGTTTTATTGTTATAAGATGTCAAAGATAGAAAATGTTCAGCTAATGTGACCTCTATCCTTGATGGATGGCAATAAGGTGCATTTCCtatggcccacacacacacacctataccaATTTCTAGTGCCCTACAGACGTGTTTGTGGGTGCGTGTGACACATACTTATCTCCTTTGATCCAGCGGTCCTCACTGATGCGCGTGCGCTGCACTCTCTGCGTGCGCTGCATTTCCTGGCGCCAGTGGGGAGGAGTCTCACTGCGCCTGAAGCGGTCCCACGAGCGAGAGCGGGAACGAGACGGAGTGCGGTACCTCTGCgtgggaagaaagaaagaaagaaagaaaaaagaacaggACAAATATCTAATGACTGTTAATCCAACTCAACTGTACCTCCTGCAGCTTAGCCACTTAGCCACACAAAGCAGAAAAGTAAACTGAATGATGTAATACATAAGAAAGTAGTAGAGGATGCTAAGTTTACACTCAGACGCAATTTATACCAGAGACTGTCAGACCCTTTACAATCACCACACCATAACCCAAGTCCAATTGCCCTCTCCGCTCTCCCACTCTTACCCTGGGGCCTCTGCCCTTTATTTTTCTGCCGGAGCGGGTCATCACCAGCCTAGTGCGGTTCAGTTGCCTGGAGTTCATCATGGGCCTGGGAGaacaggaggggaaaaaaagctaAAGCTCTTTGATGCTCAACAAACACAGTCAACTGCAGTTTACAAATGAGGACAAAGATGCATTACTCAGAAAGCATATATGCTTCGCTGAGCACCAGTAACACAACAGCACTTCTGAAGGGACT
The Alosa sapidissima isolate fAloSap1 chromosome 23, fAloSap1.pri, whole genome shotgun sequence genome window above contains:
- the LOC121698448 gene encoding kelch-like protein 23, giving the protein MSAKGQVGYTYEFQDVSHPAQFLDSMWECYTEGLFTDVTLQCNTGQLFHCHRAALAARSPFFKVMFTTDMREKTDGLVRLPGIDSEVLSMLIEFMYTSTVMITQGNVEKLLEAADMLQVRPIKTACEEFLVRLLDVDNCLGMQAFAEHHACSSLEREAQRMVLFQFEELISQEEFLEVSLERLRSLLSTKNLNVRKQEVLVDALIKWVSHGALTRLGLTRALLHCINMDLDEKNFFRNILKSQRNCSDLSGTERISSALMSSLLPGFTITRLSCKKPTTSMYIIGGYHWHPLSEVHIWDPLSNTWAQGTDMPDHTRESYSITQLGPSIYVTGGYRTDKVEALNTVWVYNSDHDEWAPGCPMLGERYYHCSVAMHGCVYAIGGYRRGAPTAETEFYDPLKKKWFPVANMIQGVGNATACVLHDTIYVTGGHYGYKGSCTYEKIQMYRADLNEWSIVTTCPHPEYGLCSVSLNNRLYVVGGQTTVTDCYDPKTDKWIKLSDMKERRMECGAVAMNGCIYVTGGYSYTKGTYLHSMERFDPEQATWEIVGTLPSAARSHGCVFVYNL
- the phospho2 gene encoding pyridoxal phosphate phosphatase PHOSPHO2, which produces MKTLMVFDFDHTIVDENCDTWVIRSTPDKRLPDWLAKTYQKGRWTEYMGRVMSYIGDQGVTSESIRSVMHTIPFTDGMVELFTFISGHKNDIDCIIVSDANMVFIDWILEGAGLRQAFDKVFSNPASVDSRGYVTVQCYHSHTCAKCPINMCKRKILEDFIATQDKMGVQYARTIYVGDGGNDLCPLKAMREEDIAMPRKGYTLERLVLAGVVTEDGTPLKPRVLVWTSATEILNELKAVMQ
- the LOC121698443 gene encoding peptidyl-prolyl cis-trans isomerase G isoform X5, yielding MGVKAQRPRCFFDISISNVPVGRVVIELFSDVCPKTCENFRCLCTGEKGLGKGTQKPLHYKGSLFHRVVKDFMIQGGDFSEGNGRGGESIYGGFFEDESFSVKPNKEFLLCMANRGKDTNGSQFFITTKPTPHLDGIHVAFGQVISGQDVVRTIESQKTDPNNRPICEVKMTNCGELVQKAKAKKEKKRHKSASGESESDSDSSSDSSSDSDDSEKESKKKKKKKHKKEAKKKKKEQKRKKKDKKGSEEEQEEEAEAEPVSTIRPEEVPPVPENRFLMRRSPQPREEAVKDKSKESSGKDRQKERDRDRERDRERERQRDRPMMNSRQLNRTRLVMTRSGRKIKGRGPRRYRTPSRSRSRSWDRFRRSETPPHWRQEMQRTQRVQRTRISEDRWIKGDKGDMEKEKPAPEPEVKEAERKNSERERKNSERERDRRPSDKEKEKEKKTSEKGREESQSPSRQKDKDRKSRHHHSRSRDRDGQKKADGEKEEDEARKRRGRSRSRSGEKRSDGDRRRSQTDDQKARSRSKERKERDDKKDKEKDRKSSSGTRGQERSKSKDNSRNSETDGKDKPKEEADKKMKNGEGERAKSRSKERDSKTDRDARRRSRSRSRGRGHGQGQRGGSRDRTQDKGRSRDRDRQRSRERRNRRSKSRERERDRARDRERERGRDREKERERRRSRSRDKSRSRDARRDKNSKSRDRSSNQRRSREREEDRKRRRRDRSSSSSSSSRSSSSDSDSDRAKNKNKQKRSASPKGKRPNSREKRRDKSQSPRRSRDHRKDDKNRSGSSDSD